The stretch of DNA ACCTAGCAGTTTCATCAGGATCGGCGTGTAACTATTCTAATTTTGAATCTTCCTATGTGTTACGGGCTTTAGGTTTAAACGATAATATGGCCCGTAGTTCAATACGTTTTTCGCTAGGACGTTTCACTACAAAAGAAGAAATAGATTATGCTATTAAACAGACTCAGCTTGCTATCGCACGTCAGCGTATAGTCTTATAAAATAGTTTAACTTTCAATAAAGGATAAACAGTATGACTATCGAACGTACACTGTCTATTATTAAACCTAATGCTATTAAGAATAATGCATTAGGTACGATAATTCATCGTTTTATAAGTGCTAACTTTAATATCATAGGCATGAAAATGCTACATCTTACTAAAGCTCAGGCTAAAGGTTTTTATACTGAGCATCAACATAAATCGTTCTTTAATGATTTAATTAATTTTATGATTTCTGGTCCTATTGTAGTATTAGTACTAGAAAGTCCAGATGCTATACGTCGGAATCGCGATATAATAGGAGCTACTAATCCAGTAGATGCCATAGCTGGAACTTTACGAGCCGACTATGCTGATAGCTTGATAGAAAATGCAGTACATGGTTCTGATTCATTAACAGCTGCTATGAGGGAAATAAATTATTTCTTCTTAGCAGGTGAGGTTTACGGAAGTATGTATCAATAAGCTAAATAAATTGTTCTTATATTTATATGCTAGTATATATAAATTAAAAATTTTATATATATAGAATATCTTTTTAAGAAGAACCTTCTCGTATTATTGTTAGTTAATTGCTATTAATGTAGACAATGATATTGAGAATATTGTATCTCTTTTTAGTATAAATATTTTATTATAATAAAATATTTAATTTTAATTTGATTCAAGATAATTATATATTATAAATTTTACCAAATTGATTAGCATAAATTAATTTAGTGTTACTATTTAATAATCGCTTATAATAACCGTACTATTTTAGTATTAACATGGTATAAATTTTATTTAGGTAAGTATTGAGTAAAGAAGTCATGCAGAATTTAGTTTCTAATCGTCGTAAATCCAAACGTATTTATGTTGGCAATGTACCAATAGGTGATGGTGCACCTATTGCGGTGCAATCTATGACTAATACTCAAACTACTAACGTTATTGCTACAGTTAATCAGATTAAAGCTTTAGAGCGTCTGGGCGCCGATATTGTGCGTGTATCTGTACCTACTTTACATGCAGCTGAACAATTTAAACTTATCAAAGAACAAGTTGATGTTCCTTTAGTTGCTGATATTCATTTTGATTATCGTATCGCATTAAAAGTAGCTAAGTATGGTGTAAATTGTCTACGTATTAATCCTGGAAATATTGGTAATAAGAAACGCATTAGATCAGTGGTTGATTGTGCTCGTGATCATCATATCCCTATTAGGATTGGAATTAATGCCGGTTCTTTAGAAAAAGATTTACAAAATAAATATAGTAAACCTACTCCTGAAGTATTATTAGAATCAGCTTTACGTCAGATAGATATTCTAGATAGGCTAAATTTTGATCAATTCAAAGTTAGTGTAAAAGCTTCTGATGTATTATTAGCTGTTAGATCTTACCGTTTACTTGCATCACAAATTGATCAACCGTTACATATTGGTATTACTGAAGCTGGTGGTGCTCGTAGCGGTGCTGTTAAATCAGCTATAGGAATAGGTTTATTACTAAGCGAAGGTATCGGTGATACTTTACGTGTTTCTTTAGCTTCTGATCCAATAGAAGAAGTAAAAGTAGCATTTGATATCCTAAAATCCCTACGTATCCGTACACGAGGTATTAATTTTATAGCATGTCCTACCTGTTCTCGTCAGGAATTTGATGTAATTGGCACAGTCAAAGAATTAGAACAACGATTAGAAGATATTGTTACACCAATGGATATCTCTATTATCGGTTGTATAGTAAATGGTCTAGGTGAAGCACTAATGTCCAATATTGGTGTTACTGGTGGACCTCGTAACAGTAGTTTTTACGAAGATGGTATTCGACAACATCACCGCTTCGATAATAAATTTATTATTGATCAGCTTGAAGCTCGTATTCGAGCTAAAGCTATGATGCTGGAAGAGAACAATAAAATAACAGTAATTAATTTACCGAAAAAATAACATAGGAATTAACATATTTAATATGGTAAAAAGAATACAGTCAATTCGTGGCATGAAAGATTATTTGCCTAAAGAGATGGTATTCTTGCAATACCTTGAAAACTTATTAAAACAAGTACTAGTAAGTTATGGTTACAGTGAAATCCGCTTACCTATTGTCGAGCAAACTCTATTATTTAAACGTGCTATAGGTGAAATCACTGATGTTGTCGAAAAAGAAATGTATAGTTTTGAAGATCTTAATGGTGATCACTTAACATTACGTCCAGAAGGTACAGCCGGTTGTGTACGAGCAGGTATAGAACATAGTCTATTCCATCAAAAGTTAGAACAACGCTGGTGGTATATTGGCCCAATGTTTCGCCATGAACGACCGCAAAAAGGAAGGTACCGTCAGTTTTATCAGTTAGGTGCTGAAGTTTTTGGTCAACATGGTCCTGATATAGATGCTGAGCTAATCATGTTAACTGCCAGATGGTGGAAAGTATTAGGTATTAGCGAATATGTTACACTTGAATTAAATTCAATTGGATCTGTAGATACCCGCAATCGTTATTGTAAAGCATTAGTTACATTTTTAGTACAACATGAAAGGTATCTAAATAATATTTATCGACGTAGTATATATACTAATCCAATGCGGATTCTTGATACAAAAAATATACAAATCCAGGAATTACTAAATGATGCACCAGTTATAGCCGAATATCTTGACGATAATGCTCATAAACACTTTTCTAGTATATGTAAGCTATTAGATTTGACTGGAATTAACTATAAAATTAATACTCGTTTAGTCCGTGGTCTAGATTATTATAACTATACTGTATTTGAATGGACAACGAAACATTTAGGTTCTCAAGGAACAATTTGTGCAGGAGGTCGTTACGATCTTTTAGTAGAACAACTTGGTGGAAAAGCAACACCAGCTATTGGAGCTGCTATAGGACTTGATCGTTTAGTATTATTAGTACAAAGATTAAAACCTAGTTTATCTCTAATAACATTACCGATAGATATTTATATAGTAGCCGTTGGTGATGCTACACAAAGTAGAGCAATGCTTTTAGCTGAAAAAATACATGATGCTATACCATCATTACGTATAGTTACTAACTACGGAGGTGGTAATTTTAAGAAACAATTTAGCAGAGCTAATAAGTATAGTGCTAGTTTAACCTTAATTATTGGTGAAAACGAAATAGTTACACAGCAAGTAACTATAAAAGATCTATCAACTGGTAAACAGAAAACATTAGCACAGAATGAGATAATAGCATATCTTTATTCCTTCTTTTTTAAGAAGAAAGATTAACATCTATAATATTTTATTTATTAATGTTAATATTTATTAATAGTAACTAAATTATCATATTCCATACTAAATGTCATTAGATAAAATCATATTTACGGGATTATTATCTATAATGCTATTAAATGGGTGTGTATTATTTAATAATAAAAGCTTTATTATTAATCATGAATTCCAACTTATAGAAATATGGAATTATACGGTTGGAAATAGTACTCAACAATATTATTCTGCCTTACATCCTGTTTGTCAGGATACCTATATATTTGTAGCTAATCGTAACGGTATTGTAAAAGCATTAGCTATTAATACCGGTCAAGAAATTTGGTCAGTTAACCTATCAAGAAGAAAGTCTTGTTTATTACCAGGTGATAATCTAGTGTTATTATCAGGTGGTATTACAGTTATGAGAAATCGCATATACATTGGTAGCGAAAAAGCAAAAGTTTATGCTTTAAAAACAGAAGATGGTAGCTTACTTTGGGAAACTACTGTATCAGGAGAAGTACTATCGACTCCAGTTGTTAGTAATAATATGGTAATAGTATATACTAGTAATAGTGTAATACAAGCTCTAAATGAATCTGATGGTATAGTTAAATGGACTATTCATTTGAATAGATTACCAAAATTAACTTTGAGAGGTCAATCATCTCCTGCTATTGCTTTTGGCACTGCTATTATAGGTGATAATTATGGTCAAGTTCATGCAATACTAATAGACCAAGGACAGCTGATTTGGCAAAAAGCTATTTATTCTAATAAAATTAACTCTGAAATGTGCTTCAGAGATATTCAAGCCTCTCCGGTAGTAGAGGATAATATATTATATGCTGTTGCCTATAATGGTAATCTTGTAGCAATAAATTTATTATCAAGCAATATTATTTGGTTACGAGCAATTGGTTCATTAAATGATTTTTTAGTAAAACATGGTACTATTTATATAGTAGATCAAGATGATCGAGTAATAGCGGTAGATGCGA from Baumannia cicadellinicola str. Hc (Homalodisca coagulata) encodes:
- the ndk gene encoding nucleoside-diphosphate kinase, with the translated sequence MTIERTLSIIKPNAIKNNALGTIIHRFISANFNIIGMKMLHLTKAQAKGFYTEHQHKSFFNDLINFMISGPIVVLVLESPDAIRRNRDIIGATNPVDAIAGTLRADYADSLIENAVHGSDSLTAAMREINYFFLAGEVYGSMYQ
- the ispG gene encoding flavodoxin-dependent (E)-4-hydroxy-3-methylbut-2-enyl-diphosphate synthase — encoded protein: MQNLVSNRRKSKRIYVGNVPIGDGAPIAVQSMTNTQTTNVIATVNQIKALERLGADIVRVSVPTLHAAEQFKLIKEQVDVPLVADIHFDYRIALKVAKYGVNCLRINPGNIGNKKRIRSVVDCARDHHIPIRIGINAGSLEKDLQNKYSKPTPEVLLESALRQIDILDRLNFDQFKVSVKASDVLLAVRSYRLLASQIDQPLHIGITEAGGARSGAVKSAIGIGLLLSEGIGDTLRVSLASDPIEEVKVAFDILKSLRIRTRGINFIACPTCSRQEFDVIGTVKELEQRLEDIVTPMDISIIGCIVNGLGEALMSNIGVTGGPRNSSFYEDGIRQHHRFDNKFIIDQLEARIRAKAMMLEENNKITVINLPKK
- the hisS gene encoding histidine--tRNA ligase, producing the protein MVKRIQSIRGMKDYLPKEMVFLQYLENLLKQVLVSYGYSEIRLPIVEQTLLFKRAIGEITDVVEKEMYSFEDLNGDHLTLRPEGTAGCVRAGIEHSLFHQKLEQRWWYIGPMFRHERPQKGRYRQFYQLGAEVFGQHGPDIDAELIMLTARWWKVLGISEYVTLELNSIGSVDTRNRYCKALVTFLVQHERYLNNIYRRSIYTNPMRILDTKNIQIQELLNDAPVIAEYLDDNAHKHFSSICKLLDLTGINYKINTRLVRGLDYYNYTVFEWTTKHLGSQGTICAGGRYDLLVEQLGGKATPAIGAAIGLDRLVLLVQRLKPSLSLITLPIDIYIVAVGDATQSRAMLLAEKIHDAIPSLRIVTNYGGGNFKKQFSRANKYSASLTLIIGENEIVTQQVTIKDLSTGKQKTLAQNEIIAYLYSFFFKKKD
- the bamB gene encoding outer membrane protein assembly factor BamB, whose amino-acid sequence is MSLDKIIFTGLLSIMLLNGCVLFNNKSFIINHEFQLIEIWNYTVGNSTQQYYSALHPVCQDTYIFVANRNGIVKALAINTGQEIWSVNLSRRKSCLLPGDNLVLLSGGITVMRNRIYIGSEKAKVYALKTEDGSLLWETTVSGEVLSTPVVSNNMVIVYTSNSVIQALNESDGIVKWTIHLNRLPKLTLRGQSSPAIAFGTAIIGDNYGQVHAILIDQGQLIWQKAIYSNKINSEMCFRDIQASPVVEDNILYAVAYNGNLVAINLLSSNIIWLRAIGSLNDFLVKHGTIYIVDQDDRVIAVDAINGSTLWSQNQLLHRKLTSPILYNGYIVIGDSQGYLHWVNVADGSLKAKIKIDNSGLRTKPILGGDKLIIQAQNGKLYAFSTIHKHF